In one window of Halorubrum sp. BV1 DNA:
- a CDS encoding ornithine cyclodeaminase family protein, with protein MQTLLLNADDVDENARMDRVIEAVRGAFAAYERGDAIMPAKSYVDLPEYDGDFRSMPAYLDVREADTAESTADGGGWDAAGIKWVNAHPSNPADHDLPTVMGTMIYSDPETGFPLAILDGTTLTMKRTGAAAAVATDHLAVPDATSLGIVGAGVQSYTQLEAIAAVRDIEEVVVSDLDEERVAAFVDAFDDRFDVRGGSVAEAGHCDVLSTVTPVEEPIVGPEDVGEHTHVNAMGADAAGKHELADELLADAAIVIDDREQCTHSGEINVPYAAGTLTDDDIYGELGAIVVGRLAGRVGADGEGRGTDGEGRRTDEDESSADDSLTGVTVFDSTGLAIQDVAAARVVYAQADDTDNGYPFDLLGLDD; from the coding sequence ATGCAGACGCTGCTTCTCAACGCCGACGACGTCGACGAGAACGCCCGCATGGATCGGGTGATCGAGGCGGTCCGCGGCGCGTTCGCGGCCTACGAGCGCGGCGACGCGATCATGCCGGCGAAGTCGTACGTCGATCTGCCGGAGTACGACGGCGACTTCCGCTCGATGCCCGCGTACCTTGACGTGCGCGAGGCGGATACCGCGGAGTCGACGGCCGACGGCGGCGGGTGGGACGCCGCGGGTATCAAGTGGGTGAACGCCCACCCGAGCAACCCCGCCGACCACGACCTTCCGACCGTGATGGGGACGATGATCTACTCCGACCCCGAGACGGGGTTCCCGCTCGCGATCCTCGACGGCACGACGCTCACGATGAAGCGCACGGGCGCGGCCGCGGCGGTCGCCACCGACCACCTCGCCGTACCCGACGCGACCTCGCTCGGGATCGTCGGCGCGGGTGTCCAGTCGTACACCCAACTGGAGGCGATCGCGGCGGTACGCGACATCGAGGAAGTCGTGGTGAGCGACCTTGACGAGGAGCGCGTCGCGGCCTTCGTCGACGCCTTCGACGACCGGTTCGACGTGCGCGGCGGCTCGGTCGCGGAGGCCGGCCACTGCGACGTGCTGTCGACGGTAACCCCCGTCGAGGAGCCGATCGTCGGCCCCGAGGACGTGGGCGAGCACACGCACGTCAACGCGATGGGCGCGGACGCCGCCGGCAAACACGAGCTCGCCGACGAGCTGCTCGCCGACGCCGCGATCGTCATCGACGACCGCGAGCAGTGTACCCACTCCGGCGAGATCAACGTCCCCTACGCCGCCGGCACCCTCACCGACGACGACATCTACGGCGAACTCGGTGCGATCGTCGTGGGGCGGCTCGCCGGACGAGTCGGGGCCGACGGCGAAGGCCGGGGGACCGACGGCGAAGGCCGGAGGACCGACGAGGACGAGAGTTCGGCGGACGACAGCCTCACGGGCGTCACCGTCTTCGACTCGACCGGTCTCGCGATCCAAGACGTGGCGGCCGCCCGCGTCGTCTACGCGCAGGCCGACGACACCGACAACGGCTACCCGTTCGATCTGCTCGGTCTCGACGACTGA
- a CDS encoding molybdopterin-synthase adenylyltransferase MoeB, with translation MNLSLDATQLDRYSRHIIMDEVGPEGQKALLDGRALVLGAGGLGAPVIQYLAAAGVGTLGIVDDDVVERSNLQRQVIHGESDIGEPKVESAARYVDRLNPDVDVEARETRLDETNARELIGEYDVVVDCADNFRTRYVVNDAARIEGVPVAHGAIYKFEGQATTLVPDGPCYRCLFPEPPEPGTVPDCATTGVLGVLPGTLGCIQATEAVKLLLAAGEPLAGRLLFYDAMDMSFETVSYQRNPDCPVCGEDGIETIEGIDYAGGCRIDAD, from the coding sequence ATGAACCTCTCGCTCGACGCGACGCAGCTCGACCGCTACTCCAGACATATCATCATGGACGAGGTCGGTCCGGAGGGGCAGAAGGCCCTGCTCGACGGGCGCGCGCTCGTGCTGGGCGCGGGCGGGCTCGGCGCACCGGTCATCCAGTACCTCGCGGCCGCGGGGGTCGGGACGCTCGGGATCGTCGACGACGACGTCGTCGAGCGATCGAACCTCCAGCGACAGGTGATTCACGGAGAAAGCGACATCGGCGAGCCCAAAGTCGAGTCGGCCGCCAGATACGTCGACCGGCTCAACCCCGACGTCGACGTGGAAGCGCGCGAGACGCGGCTCGACGAGACGAACGCCCGCGAGCTGATCGGGGAGTACGACGTCGTCGTCGACTGCGCGGACAACTTCCGCACGCGGTACGTCGTCAACGACGCCGCCCGGATCGAGGGGGTGCCCGTGGCTCACGGCGCGATCTACAAGTTCGAGGGACAGGCGACGACGCTCGTCCCAGACGGCCCCTGCTACCGGTGTCTGTTCCCCGAGCCGCCGGAACCGGGGACGGTTCCCGACTGCGCGACGACGGGTGTGCTCGGCGTCCTGCCCGGGACTCTCGGCTGTATCCAGGCGACAGAGGCGGTTAAACTCCTCCTCGCCGCCGGCGAGCCGCTGGCCGGTCGACTCCTGTTTTACGACGCGATGGATATGTCCTTCGAGACGGTGTCGTACCAGCGGAACCCCGACTGTCCGGTGTGCGGCGAGGACGGCATCGAGACGATAGAGGGGATCGACTACGCCGGCGGCTGTCGGATCGACGCCGACTGA
- a CDS encoding zinc ribbon domain-containing protein — translation MTGEFLLPIAAVFAGTVALTLASAWFLLRREPGSDAVLGGTPTESADDGGAATGSASRAGAPPAEGAEGEPPPLDVDGETVACRHCGAENRPTFRYCRWCVRSGFAGEGSDATAGPTMTERSL, via the coding sequence ATGACGGGGGAGTTCCTCCTGCCTATCGCCGCGGTGTTCGCCGGGACGGTCGCGCTCACCCTCGCGTCTGCGTGGTTCCTGCTCCGGCGCGAACCCGGGTCGGACGCGGTCCTTGGCGGCACGCCGACGGAGTCGGCCGACGACGGCGGAGCGGCGACCGGGTCGGCGTCTCGTGCCGGGGCTCCTCCCGCGGAGGGGGCGGAAGGCGAGCCGCCGCCGCTCGACGTCGACGGCGAGACCGTGGCGTGTCGGCACTGCGGCGCGGAGAACCGACCGACGTTCCGCTACTGCCGCTGGTGCGTCCGCTCCGGCTTCGCCGGCGAGGGGTCGGACGCGACCGCCGGACCGACGATGACCGAACGGTCGCTGTGA
- a CDS encoding Rid family detoxifying hydrolase: MKEIVHTDDAPEAVGAYSQATTTGELAFTAGQIPLTPEGELLDDAPIATQTEQALDNLLAVLAEAGAAPEDVLKTTVFLADIEDFEAMNETYATYFEASPPARSAVQAGALPKGVGVEIEAVALVE, encoded by the coding sequence ATGAAAGAGATCGTTCACACCGACGACGCGCCCGAGGCGGTCGGCGCGTACAGCCAGGCGACGACGACCGGCGAATTGGCGTTCACGGCCGGGCAGATCCCGCTCACGCCGGAGGGAGAACTGCTCGACGACGCGCCGATCGCCACCCAGACCGAACAGGCGCTCGACAACCTCCTCGCCGTGTTGGCGGAGGCGGGCGCGGCGCCCGAGGACGTGCTCAAGACGACTGTCTTTCTCGCCGATATCGAGGACTTCGAGGCGATGAACGAAACGTACGCGACGTACTTCGAGGCGTCGCCCCCGGCCCGGTCGGCGGTACAGGCGGGCGCGCTCCCCAAGGGCGTCGGCGTCGAGATCGAGGCGGTCGCCCTCGTCGAGTAG
- the thsB gene encoding thermosome subunit beta, translating to MQQGQPMIIMGDDAQRVKDKDAQEYNISAARGVAESVRSTLGPKGMDKMLVDSMGDVTITNDGVTILQTMDIDNPTAEMIVEVAETQEDEAGDGTTSAVAIAGELLKNAEDLLEQDIHPTAVIKGFNLASEYAREQVDEVATPVDADDTTTLKNVAETSMTGKGAELDKEVLADLVVRAIQGVTVEADDGSHVVDLANLNIETRTGRAAGESRLLSGAVVDKDPVHEDMPTDFEDANVLLLNDPIEVEEADVDTSVNVDSPDQLQKFLDQEEEQLREKVDQIAESGADVVFCQKGIDDLAQHYLAKEGILAVRRTKKSDLSFLKNVLDAPIVTDLDSLSADDLAVGSVERDTEEELFYVEGEDAHGVTLLLYGTTEHVVDELERGINDAIDVVATTVSDGRTLPGGGAIEVELAGRLRDYADSVEGREQLAVEAFADSLELIPRVLAENAGLDAIDLLVDLRAAHEGGDAHAGLNVFSGEVEDTAAAGVVETAHAKEQAIASAAEAANLVLKIDDIISAGDLSTAGDDDEGGAPGGGMGGMGGMGGAM from the coding sequence ATGCAGCAGGGTCAGCCGATGATCATCATGGGCGACGACGCCCAGCGCGTCAAGGACAAGGACGCACAGGAGTACAACATCTCCGCGGCGCGGGGCGTCGCCGAGTCCGTACGCTCGACGCTCGGGCCGAAAGGGATGGACAAGATGCTCGTCGACTCGATGGGCGACGTTACCATCACGAACGACGGCGTCACCATCCTGCAGACGATGGACATCGACAACCCGACCGCCGAGATGATCGTCGAGGTCGCCGAAACGCAGGAGGACGAGGCCGGCGACGGCACGACGAGCGCGGTCGCTATCGCGGGTGAGCTTCTGAAAAACGCCGAGGACCTCCTCGAACAGGACATCCACCCGACCGCGGTCATCAAGGGCTTCAACCTCGCGAGCGAGTACGCCCGCGAGCAGGTCGACGAGGTCGCCACGCCGGTCGACGCCGACGACACGACGACACTCAAGAACGTCGCCGAGACGTCGATGACGGGCAAGGGCGCGGAGCTCGACAAAGAGGTACTCGCCGACCTCGTCGTCCGCGCGATCCAGGGCGTCACCGTCGAGGCCGACGACGGCTCGCACGTCGTCGACCTCGCGAACCTCAACATCGAGACGCGCACCGGACGCGCCGCCGGCGAGTCCCGCCTGCTCTCCGGAGCGGTCGTCGACAAGGACCCGGTCCACGAGGACATGCCGACCGACTTCGAGGACGCGAACGTCCTCCTCCTCAACGACCCGATCGAAGTCGAGGAGGCCGACGTGGACACGTCCGTCAACGTCGACTCGCCGGACCAGCTCCAGAAGTTCCTCGACCAGGAGGAGGAACAGCTCCGCGAGAAGGTCGACCAGATCGCCGAGAGCGGCGCGGACGTCGTCTTCTGTCAGAAGGGGATCGACGACCTTGCCCAGCACTACCTCGCGAAGGAGGGTATCTTAGCGGTCCGCCGGACGAAAAAATCCGATCTGTCCTTCCTGAAGAACGTGCTCGACGCGCCCATCGTCACGGACCTCGACTCGCTGTCCGCCGATGACCTCGCCGTCGGCTCGGTCGAACGCGACACCGAAGAAGAGCTGTTCTACGTCGAGGGCGAGGACGCCCACGGCGTCACGCTGCTTCTGTACGGCACCACGGAGCACGTCGTCGACGAGCTCGAACGCGGTATCAACGACGCGATCGACGTGGTCGCGACGACCGTCTCGGACGGGCGCACGCTCCCCGGCGGCGGTGCCATCGAGGTCGAACTCGCCGGACGGCTCCGCGACTACGCTGACTCCGTCGAGGGGCGCGAGCAGCTCGCCGTCGAGGCGTTCGCCGACTCGCTCGAACTGATTCCGCGCGTGCTCGCCGAGAACGCCGGGCTCGACGCGATCGACCTGCTGGTCGACCTGCGCGCAGCCCACGAGGGCGGCGACGCACACGCCGGCTTGAACGTCTTCTCCGGTGAGGTCGAGGACACGGCCGCGGCCGGCGTCGTCGAGACGGCACACGCCAAGGAACAGGCGATCGCCTCCGCAGCCGAGGCCGCGAACCTCGTGTTAAAAATCGACGACATCATCTCGGCGGGCGATCTCTCGACCGCCGGCGACGACGACGAGGGCGGCGCGCCCGGCGGCGGCATGGGCGGCATGGGCGGCATGGGCGGCGCTATGTAA
- a CDS encoding DUF6276 family protein, protein MTCPHCDAAVVAFAVPPDIREHAPAAETAICTRCLRTMPAAETDVSARDAAAAESVDFSAVDPVFPSGEAGVALALVCGHLESLALERESVETLIEHAERAGADVFAFLGRLDAADAAFDLDRRRAALLDLL, encoded by the coding sequence GTGACCTGCCCACACTGTGACGCCGCGGTCGTCGCGTTCGCGGTTCCGCCCGACATCCGCGAGCATGCGCCGGCGGCGGAGACGGCGATCTGCACGCGCTGCCTGCGGACGATGCCGGCCGCCGAAACCGACGTCTCAGCCCGCGACGCAGCCGCGGCCGAGTCGGTCGACTTTAGCGCGGTCGACCCGGTCTTCCCGAGCGGCGAGGCCGGGGTCGCGCTCGCGCTCGTCTGCGGCCATCTGGAGTCGCTCGCGCTCGAACGCGAGTCGGTCGAGACGCTGATCGAACACGCCGAGCGCGCGGGTGCGGACGTCTTCGCGTTCCTCGGCCGGCTCGACGCCGCGGACGCCGCATTCGACCTCGACCGTCGACGCGCGGCGCTCCTCGACCTGCTGTGA
- a CDS encoding NAD(P)-dependent glycerol-1-phosphate dehydrogenase encodes MFEKTTWIKLPRNVVVGHGVLDDLGEAVGELYLTGRPLIVTSPTPNDIAGDRVRAQFDDPATAVVRDASFDAVEDLTATAEAVDPGYLIALGGGKPIDIAKMAADHLDVGFVSVPTVASHDGIVSGRSSIPEGDTRHSVAADPPLAVVADTTLLAEAPWRLTTAGCADIISNYTAVKDWRLARRLRNVEYSEYAGALSEMTAELLVENADMIRPGLEESSWVVVKALVSSGVAMSIAGSSRPASGAEHLISHQLDRIAPGKALHGHQVGVASILTEYLHSGENGQWAAIRDALGELDAPTTAAELGVDDAELIAALTSAHEIRDRYTILQGGINEEAAVEVASATGVIDG; translated from the coding sequence ATGTTCGAGAAGACCACATGGATCAAGCTCCCGCGGAACGTGGTCGTGGGGCACGGCGTCCTCGACGACCTCGGCGAGGCGGTCGGGGAGTTGTACCTCACGGGCCGCCCGCTTATTGTGACGAGCCCCACGCCGAACGACATCGCCGGCGACCGAGTGCGAGCCCAGTTCGACGACCCCGCGACGGCCGTGGTCAGGGACGCCTCCTTCGACGCGGTGGAGGATCTCACCGCGACCGCGGAGGCGGTCGACCCCGGCTACCTGATCGCCTTGGGAGGCGGCAAGCCAATCGACATCGCGAAGATGGCCGCCGACCACCTCGACGTGGGGTTCGTCTCCGTTCCCACCGTCGCCTCCCACGACGGGATCGTCTCCGGGCGCTCCTCCATTCCCGAGGGCGACACGCGCCACTCGGTCGCCGCCGACCCGCCGCTCGCAGTCGTCGCGGACACGACGCTTCTCGCGGAGGCCCCGTGGCGGCTCACCACCGCGGGCTGTGCGGACATCATCTCGAACTACACCGCGGTGAAAGACTGGCGGCTCGCGCGCCGCCTGCGCAACGTCGAGTACAGCGAGTACGCGGGCGCGCTCTCGGAGATGACTGCGGAGTTGCTCGTCGAGAACGCAGACATGATCCGGCCCGGGTTAGAGGAGTCCTCCTGGGTGGTCGTGAAGGCGCTCGTCTCCTCCGGCGTCGCGATGTCGATCGCGGGCTCCTCGCGGCCCGCCTCCGGCGCGGAACACCTCATCTCACACCAGCTCGACCGGATCGCCCCCGGCAAGGCGCTCCACGGCCACCAGGTCGGCGTCGCCTCGATACTCACGGAGTACCTCCACAGCGGCGAAAACGGCCAGTGGGCGGCGATCCGCGACGCGCTCGGTGAGCTCGACGCGCCGACGACCGCCGCTGAACTCGGGGTCGACGACGCGGAGCTGATCGCCGCGTTGACCAGCGCACACGAGATCCGCGATCGCTACACGATCCTCCAAGGCGGGATCAACGAGGAGGCGGCGGTCGAGGTCGCGTCCGCGACGGGCGTCATCGACGGGTGA
- a CDS encoding DUF420 domain-containing protein, whose protein sequence is MSTATLRDRAKDRAGAITLLLTVVGYGAVGGVFLVPEFQALFPTLTEGTVDLLAHAIAAVNTVTVVTLSLGWYWIRNDEVKKHAAAMTTSFALILLFLGMYLPKVAGGGTKYFVGPDPAYYAYLIMLAVHILLSIVSVPVVLYALVLGLTHTERELRNQTPHRRVGRVAASAWLLSLVLGVVTYLLLNHVYGSTFEAAETAAVLLPVVPAL, encoded by the coding sequence ATGTCCACCGCGACCCTCCGCGATCGGGCCAAAGACCGGGCGGGCGCGATCACCCTGCTTCTCACCGTCGTCGGCTACGGCGCGGTCGGCGGGGTCTTTCTCGTTCCGGAGTTTCAAGCGCTGTTCCCGACGCTGACCGAGGGAACCGTCGATCTCCTCGCGCACGCCATCGCCGCGGTCAACACGGTCACCGTGGTCACCCTCTCGCTCGGCTGGTACTGGATCCGCAACGACGAGGTGAAGAAACACGCCGCGGCGATGACCACGTCGTTCGCGCTCATTCTGCTGTTCCTCGGAATGTACCTCCCGAAGGTCGCCGGCGGCGGAACGAAGTACTTCGTCGGTCCCGATCCGGCGTACTACGCGTACCTGATCATGCTCGCGGTTCACATCCTGCTCTCCATCGTCTCCGTGCCCGTCGTCCTCTACGCGCTCGTGCTCGGCCTCACGCACACCGAGCGCGAGCTTCGCAACCAGACGCCGCACCGACGCGTGGGCCGGGTTGCCGCGAGCGCGTGGCTGCTCTCTCTCGTCCTCGGCGTCGTCACGTACCTCCTGTTGAATCACGTGTACGGCTCGACGTTCGAGGCGGCCGAGACCGCCGCGGTGCTTCTCCCAGTCGTTCCGGCGCTGTAG
- a CDS encoding M28 family peptidase — MTDWIGDTFTSDVGWNHLESLVDVGNRMAGSDGEREALERTRDALADVGARDARVEPFDVQGWTRGDSAIRRVDVADDAADDGTTTVASGANQCIALPRSPAAEASGELVDLGYGIPEDFETADDLDGAVVMASSDTPDSLDRFVHRREKYYHAVEAGAAAFVFANHIEGTLPPTGSVGTADAPIGEIPAVGVSKETGARLARRYEGDDLIVDVDCTAAEAESGTVVAEVGPATDEYLIVSAHVDAHDIAEGAMDNGAGTATVVEVARALAAREGDLDTRVRFCAFGAEEVGLVGSSRFAADVDPDRVKAVVNVDSNVFGRTLRFDHHGFDALESAAERVGDRFDHPVSLGAEIVPHSDHWPFVARGIPGYMVSGETADRGRGWGHTGADTLDKLESRNLREQAIVVTELVVELADGAVTTQRRDPEAIAAALEAEGKATGMKVTGDWPF; from the coding sequence ATGACCGACTGGATCGGCGACACGTTCACCAGCGACGTCGGGTGGAACCACCTCGAATCCCTCGTCGACGTCGGGAACCGAATGGCCGGCTCCGACGGCGAGCGGGAGGCGCTCGAACGCACGCGCGACGCGCTCGCCGACGTCGGCGCGCGCGACGCTCGCGTCGAGCCGTTCGACGTGCAGGGCTGGACGCGCGGTGACAGCGCGATTCGTCGGGTAGATGTCGCTGACGACGCCGCTGACGACGGGACCACCACCGTCGCGAGCGGCGCGAACCAGTGTATCGCGCTCCCGCGGAGTCCGGCCGCGGAGGCGTCCGGCGAGCTCGTCGACCTCGGATACGGGATACCGGAGGACTTCGAGACCGCGGATGATCTCGACGGAGCGGTGGTGATGGCCTCCTCGGACACGCCCGACTCGCTCGACCGGTTCGTCCACCGGCGCGAGAAGTACTACCACGCCGTCGAGGCCGGCGCGGCCGCGTTCGTCTTCGCGAACCACATCGAGGGGACGCTTCCGCCGACCGGAAGCGTCGGGACCGCCGACGCGCCGATCGGCGAGATTCCCGCAGTCGGAGTGAGCAAAGAGACCGGCGCTCGCCTCGCGCGCCGATACGAGGGCGACGACCTCATCGTCGACGTCGACTGTACCGCCGCCGAGGCGGAGAGCGGCACCGTCGTCGCCGAGGTCGGCCCCGCGACCGACGAGTACCTGATCGTCTCCGCGCACGTCGACGCCCACGACATCGCCGAGGGCGCGATGGACAACGGCGCTGGGACGGCGACGGTCGTGGAGGTCGCCCGCGCGCTGGCCGCTCGGGAGGGCGACCTCGACACCCGAGTTCGGTTCTGTGCGTTCGGCGCGGAGGAAGTCGGGCTGGTCGGGTCCTCACGGTTCGCTGCCGACGTCGACCCCGACCGAGTCAAAGCCGTCGTCAACGTCGACAGCAACGTGTTCGGCCGCACGCTGCGATTCGATCACCACGGATTCGACGCGCTCGAATCCGCCGCCGAGCGCGTGGGAGATCGGTTCGATCACCCGGTGTCGCTCGGTGCCGAAATCGTCCCGCACAGCGACCACTGGCCGTTCGTCGCGCGCGGGATCCCCGGATACATGGTGTCCGGCGAGACCGCGGACCGAGGCCGCGGCTGGGGACACACCGGCGCGGACACGCTCGACAAACTCGAATCGCGGAACCTCCGCGAACAGGCCATTGTGGTGACCGAACTCGTGGTCGAACTCGCCGACGGAGCCGTGACCACGCAGCGACGCGATCCGGAGGCGATCGCGGCGGCGCTGGAAGCGGAGGGGAAAGCGACCGGCATGAAGGTTACTGGCGACTGGCCGTTTTGA
- a CDS encoding NAD(+)/NADH kinase, translating to MDASERRITVVGTDDRTAEIRRAVDGVVDRTGDALPTTTATAVSNDAADAAVVVAVGREALRDTVAAAPNGTVIPVGRDRFALDVGRLKDVLSREFSAGPATAEPATPGSNDARDAALAPIDGVRRATHPVLAVDGTSASPRAAFDVAFVTDSPARISEFAIEFAYGTPATFRADGVVVATPLGSGGYANAAGAPIVEPGGGLAVTPIAPFRTQTDSWIAASELTVTVEREEEPVALVVDGAKRTLVDPNRPTAIEAVDRVDLVVATPGSERDDRKHSNNS from the coding sequence ATGGACGCGTCGGAACGCCGGATCACGGTCGTCGGTACCGACGACCGGACGGCGGAGATTCGGAGGGCGGTCGACGGCGTCGTCGACCGCACCGGGGACGCTCTCCCAACCACGACAGCCACCGCCGTGTCGAACGACGCGGCGGACGCCGCGGTCGTCGTCGCCGTCGGCCGCGAGGCGCTCCGGGACACCGTCGCCGCCGCGCCGAACGGGACGGTAATCCCGGTCGGCCGCGACCGGTTCGCGCTCGACGTCGGCCGCCTGAAGGACGTGCTCAGCCGCGAGTTCTCCGCTGGCCCCGCCACGGCCGAGCCGGCGACTCCCGGCTCGAACGACGCGCGCGACGCGGCGCTCGCGCCGATAGACGGCGTCCGGCGGGCGACGCACCCCGTCCTCGCGGTGGACGGTACGTCGGCGTCGCCGCGAGCCGCGTTCGACGTCGCGTTCGTCACCGATTCGCCCGCGCGGATCTCCGAGTTCGCGATCGAGTTCGCGTACGGAACGCCCGCGACGTTCCGCGCGGACGGCGTCGTGGTCGCGACGCCGCTGGGCAGCGGCGGGTACGCGAACGCCGCCGGCGCACCGATCGTGGAACCCGGCGGGGGTCTCGCGGTGACGCCGATCGCGCCGTTCAGGACGCAGACCGACTCGTGGATCGCCGCGTCGGAACTGACCGTGACGGTCGAACGCGAAGAGGAGCCGGTCGCGCTGGTCGTCGACGGCGCGAAGCGCACGCTCGTCGACCCGAACCGGCCGACCGCGATCGAGGCGGTCGATCGGGTCGACCTCGTGGTGGCGACACCGGGTTCCGAGCGCGACGATCGGAAACACTCTAATAACTCGTAA